Proteins encoded together in one Oncorhynchus mykiss isolate Arlee chromosome 7, USDA_OmykA_1.1, whole genome shotgun sequence window:
- the LOC110528259 gene encoding LETM1 domain-containing protein 1 isoform X1 yields the protein MALCKRGVQCCVTTIIRCSYPFQGISTVSTYTPILAYSRLSVLSCRHYSLSQGRLGIFQRASERYEKFLEHRFPHLYILYTTFVKGFRLMVHDVRETKRIRMKMLTQDVSLKELPYREMETIILFRKDMIKAIPLVIISIPPFAIILVFTLMCLFPRQLLIRHLWTPQQQQDFQRLYHEQRCRHRENILKGVAWSIPHIKEWTLRSHLLTLISKVQSGAHPSVKDISAVRGVFSGQPLGLTGMDSGHMRLLCSHLLLNPWLPGFLLRRRLRAKALDLLYLDQALDTLGQGQLTDTEIREACYLRGLNPSSLTTSQCREWLLQWLQLSTQLTESETSLLLHNMVLLSVNYPSS from the exons ATGGCGCTGTGCAAGAGAGGGGTCCAATGCTGCGTTACAACGATAATACGATGCAGTTATCCATTTCAAGGGATCTCAACCGTGTCGACATACACTCCAATATTAGCCTACTCAAGATTAAG TGTATTATCCTGCAGGCACTACTCGTTATCTCAGGGCAGACTAGGCATATTTCAGAGAGCCAGTGAGAGGTATGAGAAATTCCTTGAACATCGATTCCCCCACCTCTACATCCTTTATACCACCTTTGTGAAAG GATTTCGGCTCATGGTACACGATGTGAGGGAAACGAAGAGGATAAGGATGAAAATGCTCACTCAAGATGTTTCACTCAAAGAGCTGCCCTACCGTGAGATGGAGACCATCATTCTG TTTCGCAAAGACATGATAAAAGCCATTCCCCTGGTGATAATATCTATCCCGCCTTTTGCCATCATTTTGGTTTTCACTCTAAT GTGCCTGTTCCCTAGGCAGCTCCTGATTCGCCACCTGTGGACTCCGCAGCAGCAGCAGGACTTCCAGAGGTTGTACCACGAGCAGAGATGCCGACACCGTGAGAACATCCTGAAGGGTGTGGCCTGGTCAATACCTCACATCAAAGAGTGGACCCTCCGCAGCCATCTGCTTACTCTTATCAGCAAG GTGCAGAGTGGGGCTCACCCCAGTGTGAAAGACATCAGTGCAGTGAGAGGCGTGTTTTCCGGACAACCACTGGGATTAACAGGCATGGACTCTGGTCACATG AGGCTGCTGTGCTCCCACCTCTTGCTGAACCCCTGGCTCCCTGGGTTCCTGCTCCGGCGACGGCTGAGGGCCAAAGCCCTGGACCTACTTTACTTGGATCAGGCTCTAGACACACTGGGACAGGGCCAACTCACTGACACAGAGATTAGAGAG GCCTGCTATCTGCGGGGTCTCAATCCCAGTAGCCTCACCACTAGCCAGTGTCGAGAGTGGCTCCTCCAGTGGCTTCAGCTGTCTACCCAGCTCACAG
- the LOC110528259 gene encoding LETM1 domain-containing protein 1 isoform X2: MVHDVRETKRIRMKMLTQDVSLKELPYREMETIILFRKDMIKAIPLVIISIPPFAIILVFTLMCLFPRQLLIRHLWTPQQQQDFQRLYHEQRCRHRENILKGVAWSIPHIKEWTLRSHLLTLISKVQSGAHPSVKDISAVRGVFSGQPLGLTGMDSGHMRLLCSHLLLNPWLPGFLLRRRLRAKALDLLYLDQALDTLGQGQLTDTEIREACYLRGLNPSSLTTSQCREWLLQWLQLSTQLTESETSLLLHNMVLLSVNYPSS; this comes from the exons ATGGTACACGATGTGAGGGAAACGAAGAGGATAAGGATGAAAATGCTCACTCAAGATGTTTCACTCAAAGAGCTGCCCTACCGTGAGATGGAGACCATCATTCTG TTTCGCAAAGACATGATAAAAGCCATTCCCCTGGTGATAATATCTATCCCGCCTTTTGCCATCATTTTGGTTTTCACTCTAAT GTGCCTGTTCCCTAGGCAGCTCCTGATTCGCCACCTGTGGACTCCGCAGCAGCAGCAGGACTTCCAGAGGTTGTACCACGAGCAGAGATGCCGACACCGTGAGAACATCCTGAAGGGTGTGGCCTGGTCAATACCTCACATCAAAGAGTGGACCCTCCGCAGCCATCTGCTTACTCTTATCAGCAAG GTGCAGAGTGGGGCTCACCCCAGTGTGAAAGACATCAGTGCAGTGAGAGGCGTGTTTTCCGGACAACCACTGGGATTAACAGGCATGGACTCTGGTCACATG AGGCTGCTGTGCTCCCACCTCTTGCTGAACCCCTGGCTCCCTGGGTTCCTGCTCCGGCGACGGCTGAGGGCCAAAGCCCTGGACCTACTTTACTTGGATCAGGCTCTAGACACACTGGGACAGGGCCAACTCACTGACACAGAGATTAGAGAG GCCTGCTATCTGCGGGGTCTCAATCCCAGTAGCCTCACCACTAGCCAGTGTCGAGAGTGGCTCCTCCAGTGGCTTCAGCTGTCTACCCAGCTCACAG